The genome window GGGCCGATCGTCGGCGTCTGCGGCGGCTACCAGCTGCTCGGGGAGCGAATCACGAACGCAGATCTCGAGGGGACCGGCGACGACGCCGTCGTCGAGGGACTCGGACTGTTGCCGGTCGAGACGCGGTTCGAGGGGACCAAGCGCGTCGCGCAGACGACGGTCCCCGTCGACGGCGAGGCGTCGCCGCTGCTTTCCGGCGCCGACGGCACCGCGTCGGGCTACGAGATCCACGCCGGTCGAACGCGAGTGCTCGAGGACGGGACCGAGGCGATAACCCGGCCGCTCGGGGACTCGAGCGCGGCCCGCGGCCGGGTGCTCGGCACGTACCTCCACGGCCTGTTCGACAACGAGTCGGTCCGGACGGCGTTTCTCGACGCCGTGGCGTCCGAGGCGGGGGTCGACCGGCCGCGCCGCAATGACGGGACGGCCGGACCGACGCCGTACGACCGCGCCGCGGCGCTGGTCGGCGAGCACGTCGATCTCGAGGCGCTCGGACCACCGTTCGACTCGTGAGCCGAGGGTCACGGACGAGACAGCGCGTCGCTAACGGTTCCGAGACGGACCGAACAGCGAAGCCGCGAGAACGAGCGACTCGAGTCGGTCTACGTGGGGTCGGAACGGTAGGTCCCGAGCAGTTCCTCGAGGATGATACACTCCTGGTCGGTCGACTCGTAATGGGTGTCGATGAACCGCTCGGCGGCCTCGTAATCGCCTCGAAGCCCGTGTTTGCGAACGGTGATTACGGCATCGAGGAAGAAGGTTCCACCGTCGGCACCCAGCGCCTTCGCGTGATCCTCCTCGGAGATGTCGAGTTCGGCCTTGATCTCGTCGAAGTTGAACGTCTTCACCTCGTGATCGTTGTTGAGTAGGGTGAGCACGTACTCCGCGGAGAAGCGATAGAACTCGGACTTGCTCTCGAACATACCGTCGTCGACCAGTTCGTCGATCGCCTCGACGACCTCGTCGGGGTACCTGACGGTATCTTTGGCCATACGGATACGATGCTCGCTGCGGACTAATTATTGTTTCGAAGAGTTGTCCAGTCCATTACAGGTAGTGGCGACGGACTCGCGGTTCGTATCGAGTCTCGAAACGGAGCGAACGTTAAAGGAAGCGGGACGGGTTCGGCTACACGAACAGCTGTGATCGACGTCTCCCTCGGGTTCCTCCTCAGTTCCCTCCCCTGGTGGGTAGCGGCGCCGGTGATCCAGCTCGCGGTGCTCGTCGTCGGGATGGCCTTAGACGAGACGTACGTCAATCGGACGACGATCCTGACGGGCGCACTCGCCACGCACATTCACATCTTCGTCGCCGGCGAGGCCGGCCTGCTGGTCTCCCTCTACGCCGACGCGGGGTTGGCCGTCGGTGCCTACGGGCTGTACGCCTACGTCGTCGACGGCTACGTGGGTACCTGGTTTCGGCTCCTCGCCTACTACGTGTACTCGCCGCTATCGGTCTTTCTCGTCGTCCTGACCGCCGGCCCCACCGTGATCGGCGTCGAACCGCTGGTCGTCCTCGCGCTGGCTGCAGCGGGATACGCCAACGTCCAGTTCCGCGAGTACCTCCGACCCGAACAGCCGTTCTACTTCGGTCCCCGGACGCAGGAGGAGTTCGAGGCCGTCCTCGAGACCGAAGTCACTGCGGGATCGCCGGCTGACGCCGGAGCCGCCACCGGTGGAGCCGCCGACGCCGCAGCCACCGGGCCAACGGGCGCCGGGACGGCCTCGAGTACGCCCGGTACCGAGCCCGCTGGACCGAACACCGCTGCGCAGTCAGCGGCCGGATCGAACACCGACGGACAGGCGACGGCCGGGCGGGACGGAGCGAGCGCCGGCTCGGTCGACGAGTCCGCGTCCACCGAAGACGGAGCGGAGTTCGACCACCCGGGAACCGAACCGGCCGCCGCGGCCGACTCGAGCGAACGAGGGATCCTGCCGAAGTTCATGCGCCGACTCTGACCGAGTCCGATTAGCGTCGCCGTTGATCGGTCATCGAACTCCGGCCGGTCATCGAACTCCGGCCGGTCATCGAACTCCGGCCGGCCATCGATCGGCCTGTACTGACGAATACATCGTACAAAATACTGATACTATCTAGAATGTCCACACATTTTAGAATGTGTACACGGTGCAGTTCGAGAGACCGCTCATCGTGCCGTCTACCACCCGTTCGATCCGTTCGACGACTCGGCGAGACCGGATAGCGAATATCTACCAGTACGCTTTTATTCCAAGGGAATCTTTTGTCGAAGTGACGCTTTCAGTTAGTCACGACGTCCCCGTCCTCATCGTATGTCCCCCGAGACTCGTTTCGGACCGATCGTGCACATCTCGGCGTCCCAATCGGAGTCGCTCCAGAGACGGCTTCGCGAGGCGGCGCCGTACGACGTCCGATCGATCTCACTGACGGCCCTCGAGGACGGTCTCGGGACCGTCTCCGAAGGTGAGAACGAGTCTGACACCGTCTCCGAAGCGGGGAGTGAGTCTGACACCGTCTCCGAAGGAGAGAGCGACGCCGACACGGAGAGGCCGGTTCCCGTCGGCGTCGTCCTCGAACTCGAGTGTCCGACACAGGTGCGGTCCGTTCTCGAACGGTGTTCCGAGGAGTGGGGGGACGTTCCGACGGTCGTCGCCCCACCGACGGGCAGTGAAGCGCTCGCGACGGCGGCACTGCGAGGCGACGCCGACGAGTACGCGCCGCTCGACGGGGACGGGGATCCGGTCGAGCGGATCGTCGACGCGATTCGACCGGGCAGCGAGGCGGCCGGCGACCGGGAGACGGTCGACGGTCGCGAGACCGACGACGAACCGACGGACGGATCGAGAGCGACGAACGGTGCAGGCCCGGCCGCAGGCGTCGCCGCGACGGCGACCGGCCGGCCGTCGGCGGAGTCGGCCGGTAAGTACCACCGCATCCTCGCCGACGAACTGCCAGACGAGGCCTTCGTTATCACCGCTGACGGCACCTATCTCGAGGCGAAGGTCCGGCCCGACGCCGCCGATCTCTACACGACGTCGGCCGACGAACTGCCCGGGGAACACCTCACGGATGTGTTCCCCGACGACGTCGCCGCGGAGTTGCAGGCCTGTATCGATCGAACGATTCGGACCGGTACCGTGCAGTCGATCGAATACGAGACGGCGACGACCGACGGCGACCGCCGGTACGAGGGCCGAGTCGTCCCGATCGACGAACGAATCGACGACCAGGACGCCGTCGTCTGGCTCGCCAGAGACATCACCGAGCGGGTCCGACGGGAGCGCGAACTGCGATCGCGCCGGGACCGACTCGAGACCCTCAACAGGATCGGTGCGGTCGTCGGGCAGGTGATCGACACGCTGGTCGAAGCCCCGTCCCGGGACGCCATCGAGCGGGAGGTCTGTGCCCAACTCGTCGAGTCGGAGCTGTACTGCGGGGCCTGGATCGCCGAGCGGACGGGCGAGGGGACGCTCGCCTACCGAACCGGTGCCGGCGACGTGGACACGTACCTCGATCGCGCGAGCGAGCTCGACGAGGGCCACGCGTGTCTGGTCCAGCAGGCCGTCGAGACGGGCGAGATCCAGACGGAGACGAACATCCCCGCGAGCGACTCGATGCCCGAAGCGCTTCGCGCGGCCGCCCGGACGGACGGCGTCAGGTCCGCGATCGCCGTCCCGATCAGTCACAACGAGGCGGTGTACGGCGTCCTGACGGTCCTCGCTGGCCGCGAGGACGCCTTCGGTGAGGACGAGCGAGCCGGGTTCGGGCTGCTCGGCGAAACGATCGGCTTCACCATCATGGCCGTCAAGAACCGGCAGTTGCTGTTCGCCGATACGGTCGTCGAGCTCGAGTTCCGGATCGACGGCGGCGACACCTTCTCGTTCGATCTCTCCGAACGCTACGACTGTACCGTCTCACTGGAGTGGGCCGGGACGACGGCGAACGGGCACACCGTCCAGTACGTCACGATCGACGGCCTCGACGGCGAGACCGTCCTCGAGGAAGCCGACGCACACCCGTCGGTCGAGAGCTGTCGGCTCATTCACGACGGCTGCGAGAACTGCACGATCGAGATGCGCCTCGCGGAGTCGGGGGTCCAGACGCTGGCGAACCACGGGGCGACGTTCCGCGACGTCACCGTCGAAGACGGCGTCGGAACCTGTCTGGTCGAGGTCTCCCAAGACGCGAACGTCCGCGAGATCGCGAAGGCGCTGACCGTGATCTACGAGAACACCGAACTCGTCGCGCGCCGCGAGATCGACCGCCCGGTACGAACCGCCGCACAGCGACGGGATCGCATCTTCGATCAACTGACTGACCGACAACTGACGACGCTGCGACTGGCCTACTACAGCGGCTTCTTCGATTGGCCCCGCGAGAGCACCGGCGAGGAGATCGCCGACGCGATGGACGTCTCACCGCCGACGATGCACCAGCACCTCCGAAAGGGGCTGAAAGCGGTGCTCGAGGAGTTCTTCGAAGCCGGCGGCGGAGCCGAGCCGACCTGAACGAGGGTCGATCGGTCGGCGTGACCGGCGACCGGTCGGCGGAACCGTTCGGTGGTCGATCGCCACCGTTCGTTCACCGGAAACGCGGTGTGTCGAGCCGAAACCGGAGCGTTCGACGAGGGAACGCGGCGGCGAACACATCACGGGTGACGATACTCACGAGATCTTCAAAGAGGCCCATATGAACCCGAGCGGCAATGCGAACGCGTCGACGTCCTCCGACTGCGATGAGAACGACGAGTATTCGGGCGGCGGATACCGGCCGCTGCTCGCGGGAGGGTGCAGAGACGTGACGTCGGACGTCCCGGTCGAGCGCCTCTACGAGGGGTCGAACGGTCGCTACTACACCGACTGTCAGCTCGAGCGACGGCTCCGAGCCGGCCGCTGGACGCCGTGCATTCGACAGCGGGATCCGGACCGGCGGCTGGTGGAAACGAGCGACGGCTCGTTGCTGTTGCTGACGCCGACCGACGAGCTCCCGGCCTGGGCCGAACTCCGAATCGACGGCCGCGGCGCTCGCGTCGTCGATACGCGACGGCCGGTCCCGAACGGGTCGCTACCGGAGTAGCCGGCGCCGTCGACGAACCGCTCGCGACTCAGGCGTCGAGACCGCCGCGTTACGATCACCCGTCGCGACCACCGATAAGCGGTGGATATATGAACCGACACGGACTGGATGTCGGCCGCGAGTGCCGTCGGTATGGAACGACGCGCGTTTCTCGGGGCCGTCGGGTCGCTCACCTCGGTCGGCACGCTGGCGTACACGACCCGCGAACCGGTCGATACCCTCGAGATCCGCGTCTGGCTCTCGAGCGGCGCCGCGGAGTACGACGGCGTCGGCGAACGGATCCGCGACTACCTCGAGCGGATCTTCGACCTCGAGTACTGGACGCTCGAGTGCTCGATCGGCGGTACCGTCGACGTCTCGACCGAAGACGGCGCCCGCGTCACCAGCCACGGAGAGTGGCCGCTGACGCTCGCAGCGGGAGCGATCGGACCGGGTGCGGTCGCTCCCGCCGCCGACGTCAACCTGCTCGTCACGGACGGACAGATGAGACGGACGCCGACCGGGTACGGGCTGCCACACGTCGCGTCGGTCGGCGGCGCCCGACACCTCGCCTCGCTCGAGTCGTTCGACGAACTCTGCTCGGCGCCGGCGACGGACGCCGACCGGTGGATCGTCCCGAACGAACCGCCGACGCGCTCGATGCAGGTGCTCGTCCACGAAATCGGGCACGCGCTCGGACTGGATCACGAGCACGGCGTCTCGTTCCGGGACGGTGACGCCATCGTCGCGACGCCGATGCTGAGCAGTTACGCCTGGAACGGCGACGTCGACGTCGAGCGCTCGGCGTGCGGGAGCGCGTATCCGGAGCCGGCGGACCACCGACGAAAGCTCAGTCTGGCGTTTTCGCCCTGTGCGAAGCGCGAGCTCGCCGCGTACAGCGGTAGCGGAATAGGGTAAGCGAGTACAGCAGCGGGCACCGGTAGGCAAAGATAGCAACGACGGAGTGCGATACTCACGTCCAACGGTAGCGAAACACGAGAGTCGAATCGCGGTCCCGAACCACTCGAGGGCGATCGGTCCGATCGATCGGTCAGGCATCGGACTGCCGGCGGACCCAGTGGCCCAACGCCACGCTACCCGCACTTCGAGGCGGCGACCGTCCGGACGAACCGGCGCAGAAACGGATTACTCGTCGTCGTCGGTCTCGTCTTCGCCGCGAACGAAGCTCGCCTGTGGCTCCCCGTTGTCGTCGACGCCGCCGGCGCTGGGTCCTTCGATGAGCGAATCGAAATCGTCGACCTCGTCGTACCGGTCCCGATAGACGAGCGCCGCCTTTCCGGTCGGCGTAATCTCGTACAGCCCCGACCGCTCGGCGGGACCGATCTTGCGGACCAGCCCGTAATCTTCGAGTACCGGCAGTCGGGTATTGATGTTCTTGCGGCTCTTACCCGTGTGTTCGGCGAGATTCGTCGCGACGTTCCGCCCTTTCTCTTCGAGCGCCTCGAGGATCAGGAAATCAGTAGGTTGACGCAGTTTCACTATCGTTCACTCTCGGTAGGAACTATATTTCCAGTGGTAACTAATACTTTCGGCTTTATCGATTGGGTTATACGCTGAGATAGGTATTGAAAGCGGAATATAGCGGCGAATAATCGAATGTGTTCGCACGGAGTAGTGAGAAATTACACAGCTTTCGTTTCAGTGTCCGGGTAATCGATAGACCGAGATCCCGAACGGCGGTAAGCTGTCGATGCGACCGAGAAATGATCCCGTACCGACAGGTGATCGGCCGCTCGACGGACAGGAGCGGGAACGGTCATCCAGTGGCTAGTGGCTCGTCGTTCCGCTCGCGGATTCGGCCGGCGCGCTCGCCTGCGAGACGGTTCGCTCGAGCGTTTCGGCGGTGATCGATTCGAGCCACTCGAGGAATCGAGCGACGGCGTCCGGTGAGTCGAGCCGGTAGGACGCGGCCGACGGCTCGTCGCCGCCGACGCGAATCCCGATGCCGTCGGGCTCGACGGTCCGGAACGCCGACTCGTCGGTCACGTCGTCGCCGATATAGATCGGGACGGTCCCCGGCGGCATATCCGCCGCGATCAACGCGACCGCGTTCCCCTTCCCCCACGGGATCGACGGCCCGATCTCGAGGATGCGTTTCCCGGACGACACCTCGAGGGCGTCGCCGCCGAAACGGTCGACGACCGCGTGGGTCCGCCGCCTGACGATCGGCCGCATCGCGGACGGAACGGACCGATAGTGTACCGTTCCCGTCAATCGCTTGTTTTCGATCCGGGCGTTCGGGATCGGCTCGAGGACCGACTCGAGGATTCCGCACACCTCGTCGATACGCGCGGCGCGTTTTCGCGCGACCGGATGGACGGCGACCGAGTCGTTTCGCTCGAGTTCCAGCCCGTGGTTGCCGGCGTAGATCGACGGCCCGTCGATGCGATCGCGAACGTCGCTCAGCGCGCGACCGCTGACGACGGCCGTCGAGACCGCCGGGTCGGCCGCCAGCGACGCGACCGCCGCCTCGTTTTCGGCCGTCGGCGCCGCCGCGTCGGGGTCCTCGACGATCGGCGCGAGCGTGCCGTCGAAGTCCAGACAGCAGCACACCCTCGATCCGGCGGTGAGCCGCGAACGGATCCGTTCCCGCTCCGTCTCGACCGGGCGGGGAGGCGTTTCGGTAGACATCGATCAGACGGTCGAGGGAGGTTCGTTCGGGTCGACGTCCGAGTCCGACTGCGAGTCAGATCCGGATCGATTCGTCCGGTCTACGTTCCGATCCGTCCGAGAACCCGGGCCGGCGTCGGAATCGGGGTTGGAGCCGTGGTCGGAACTGGAATCGTCGTCTCGAGTACCGCCGTCGTGTCCTCCGTCGGCGTGTACCCGGCGAATCCAGTCGAACTGCGTCTCCATCCACCACTCGAGGTCGCCGTCGAAGACCCGGTTTCGGAGCGTGTTCATCCGGTGCTGCCGCTCGCGGGACGGCATCGCGAC of Haloterrigena sp. KLK7 contains these proteins:
- a CDS encoding bacterio-opsin activator domain-containing protein, with translation MSPETRFGPIVHISASQSESLQRRLREAAPYDVRSISLTALEDGLGTVSEGENESDTVSEAGSESDTVSEGESDADTERPVPVGVVLELECPTQVRSVLERCSEEWGDVPTVVAPPTGSEALATAALRGDADEYAPLDGDGDPVERIVDAIRPGSEAAGDRETVDGRETDDEPTDGSRATNGAGPAAGVAATATGRPSAESAGKYHRILADELPDEAFVITADGTYLEAKVRPDAADLYTTSADELPGEHLTDVFPDDVAAELQACIDRTIRTGTVQSIEYETATTDGDRRYEGRVVPIDERIDDQDAVVWLARDITERVRRERELRSRRDRLETLNRIGAVVGQVIDTLVEAPSRDAIEREVCAQLVESELYCGAWIAERTGEGTLAYRTGAGDVDTYLDRASELDEGHACLVQQAVETGEIQTETNIPASDSMPEALRAAARTDGVRSAIAVPISHNEAVYGVLTVLAGREDAFGEDERAGFGLLGETIGFTIMAVKNRQLLFADTVVELEFRIDGGDTFSFDLSERYDCTVSLEWAGTTANGHTVQYVTIDGLDGETVLEEADAHPSVESCRLIHDGCENCTIEMRLAESGVQTLANHGATFRDVTVEDGVGTCLVEVSQDANVREIAKALTVIYENTELVARREIDRPVRTAAQRRDRIFDQLTDRQLTTLRLAYYSGFFDWPRESTGEEIADAMDVSPPTMHQHLRKGLKAVLEEFFEAGGGAEPT
- a CDS encoding CopG family transcriptional regulator, with the protein product MAKDTVRYPDEVVEAIDELVDDGMFESKSEFYRFSAEYVLTLLNNDHEVKTFNFDEIKAELDISEEDHAKALGADGGTFFLDAVITVRKHGLRGDYEAAERFIDTHYESTDQECIILEELLGTYRSDPT
- the otsB gene encoding trehalose-phosphatase, with translation MSTETPPRPVETERERIRSRLTAGSRVCCCLDFDGTLAPIVEDPDAAAPTAENEAAVASLAADPAVSTAVVSGRALSDVRDRIDGPSIYAGNHGLELERNDSVAVHPVARKRAARIDEVCGILESVLEPIPNARIENKRLTGTVHYRSVPSAMRPIVRRRTHAVVDRFGGDALEVSSGKRILEIGPSIPWGKGNAVALIAADMPPGTVPIYIGDDVTDESAFRTVEPDGIGIRVGGDEPSAASYRLDSPDAVARFLEWLESITAETLERTVSQASAPAESASGTTSH
- a CDS encoding peptidase M10A and M12B matrixin and adamalysin, with the protein product MERRAFLGAVGSLTSVGTLAYTTREPVDTLEIRVWLSSGAAEYDGVGERIRDYLERIFDLEYWTLECSIGGTVDVSTEDGARVTSHGEWPLTLAAGAIGPGAVAPAADVNLLVTDGQMRRTPTGYGLPHVASVGGARHLASLESFDELCSAPATDADRWIVPNEPPTRSMQVLVHEIGHALGLDHEHGVSFRDGDAIVATPMLSSYAWNGDVDVERSACGSAYPEPADHRRKLSLAFSPCAKRELAAYSGSGIG
- a CDS encoding winged helix-turn-helix domain-containing protein, with translation MKLRQPTDFLILEALEEKGRNVATNLAEHTGKSRKNINTRLPVLEDYGLVRKIGPAERSGLYEITPTGKAALVYRDRYDEVDDFDSLIEGPSAGGVDDNGEPQASFVRGEDETDDDE